In the Acropora muricata isolate sample 2 chromosome 1, ASM3666990v1, whole genome shotgun sequence genome, one interval contains:
- the LOC136928654 gene encoding glutamic acid-rich protein-like gives MQEITRKEQENERLLRELDVKEEELKKVTKETNQTYDDQKKMRLEMEGKKEELRKLEEQNKEWANKLSALKAEIQLKDESVQNQVSRKNGKKHKSSWPC, from the exons ATGCAAGAAATAACCcggaaagaacaagaaaatgag AGGTTGTTGAGAGAACTGGATGTTAAGGAAGAAGAACTTAAGAAGGTCACAAAAGAGACCAA TCAGACATATGATGACCAGAAGAAAATGAGgttggaaatggaaggaaagaAG GAAGAGTTAAGGAAACTTGAGGAACAGAACAAGGAATGGGCAAA CAAACTTTCAGCCCTGAAAGCAGAGATTCAACTCAAAGATGAATCAGTGCAAAATCAGGTAAGTAGAAAGAATGGAAAGAAACACAAATCCAGTTGGCCTTGTTGA
- the LOC136925412 gene encoding uncharacterized protein, producing MFFMSVMSITKDEVSDLISSNNQQMMDSFKTLLQDTVGQIKRANEDAADFQMREIKKLKHSDPHKFKRKANEDQYKFNLKLGESLVNARSAAQNSQLEKVKSELDEGEKLLLERQKHILLADKSESGWFTVEEYKKHDLAEDSDDEKRIFSAERRARASLSTLRKKRSSSFAANRRSLLVRPSVPATSSVSFQHQPQVIPSLVPSSFTVRRPNMGSCFACGKPGHWRSTCPAMAKHQPPPASK from the coding sequence ATGTTCTTCATGTCCGTCATGTCGATCACCAAGGACGAAGTTTCGGATTTGATTTCGTCTAACAACCAGCAGATGATGGATTCTTTTAAGACCCTGTTACAAGACACCGTGGGTCAAATTAAACGTGCCAACGAGGACGCCGCCGACTTCCAAATGAGGGAGATTAAAAAGCTGAAACACTCTGATCCCCACAAATTTAAACGGAAAGCCAACGAAGATCAATACAAGTTTAATCTGAAATTAGGAGAGTCACTCGTCAACGCCAGGTCCGCTGCGCAGAATTCgcagcttgaaaaagtcaaatCCGAATTAGATGAAGGTGAGAAGTTATTGCTCGAACGCCAAAAACACATTCTTCTCGCTGATAAATCGGAGTCAGGTTGGTTTACCGTAGAAGAATACAAGAAACATGATCTGGCGGAAGATTCTGACGATGAGAAGCGGATATTCAGTGCCGAACGCCGCGCCCGAGCGAGTTTGTCCACTCTGAGAAAGAAGAGAAGCAGCTCTTTTGCCGCGAATAGAAGATCTTTGCTTGTACGCCCGTCGGTTCCCGCTACTTCATCGGTCAGCTTTCAACATCAACCCCAAGTTATTCCGTCTCTTGTGCCCTCTTCGTTTACGGTTCGGCGTCCCAATATGGGCAGTTGTTTCGCTTGCGGTAAACCTGGGCATTGGCGTTCTACCTGTCCGGCGATGGCGAAACATCAGCCTCCTCCAGCTTCAAAATGA